One window from the genome of Periophthalmus magnuspinnatus isolate fPerMag1 chromosome 18, fPerMag1.2.pri, whole genome shotgun sequence encodes:
- the gal3st4 gene encoding galactose-3-O-sulfotransferase 4 has product MPFRRRARMVRWLVCTRWGPLWLWKALLVCVAFAFAGQLLGVIFNKTVPSAGRSILSAPDQGPSLGSCRPHTHIMFLKTHKTASSTVLNMLYRFGEERGLRFALPLGYQLGYPLPFNAHRVKGYRGPGASDFHIMGNHMRFNRAEVEKVMPSDAFYFSIVRDPVALAESSFAYYKEVAPAFRKAKSLGEFADNPWKFYDARLRNNHYARNLLWFDFGMDHNANYSIPLARHGEKVIKQVFKLILVSEYFDQSMILLRHALCWPLDAVVSFSLNARQQKSDRSSSSSWVAKAAPSQAKMLPNLSLTDEQREKLREWNALDWALYQAFNRTFWEKIQRFGLARMDQEVALLRTRREDLARLCLRDGGKPVEAQRIRDKTIRPFQSGVVKILGYELQPRLDNATRTACLRMIRPEIQYKDVLDAKQFPRSAAPAQPAPPDSKARAGLGERAGLGEGGGVRDWDGSHLKQNQTVKLR; this is encoded by the exons ATGCCTTTCAGACGGAGAGCCAG GATGGTGCGGTGGCTGGTGTGCACGCGCTGGGGGCCCCTGTGGCTGTGGAAGGCCCTGCTCGTTTGTGTGGCCTTCGCCTTCGCCGGACAACTGCTGGGGGTCATCTTCAACAAGAC TGTCCCCTCTGCAGGCCGCTCCATTCTTTCGGCCCCTGACCAGGGCCCGTCCTTGGGCTCCTGTCGGCCCCACACTCACATAATGTTCCTGAAGACCCATAAAACAGCCAGCAGCACCGTGCTCAACATGCTGTACCGCTTTGGGGAGGAACGGGGGCTGCGCTTCGCTCTGCCACTGGGCTACCAGCTGGGCTACCCACTACCCTTCAATGCTCACCGGGTCAAAGGTTACAGGGGCCCTGGGGCCAGTGACTTCCACATTATGGGCAACCACATGCGCTTCAACAGAGCAGAG GTGGAGAAAGTGATGCCTTCCGACGCCTTCTACTTCTCCATTGTCCGCGACCCGGTGGCGCTGGCAGAGTCCTCTTTTGCCTACTACAAAGAGGTAGCCCCCGCCTTCCGCAAAGCCAAGAGTTTGGGGGAATTTGCGGACAACCCATGGAAATTCTATGACGCACGGCTCCGCAACAACCACTACGCCCGCAACCTCCTCTGGTTCGACTTCGGCATGGACCACAATGCCAACTACTCCATCCCTTTGGCGCGTCACGGTGAAAAAGTGATCAAACAGGTCTTCAAGCTCATTTTGGTCTCCGAATACTTCGACCAGTCCATGATCTTACTGCGgcatgccctctgctggccacTGGATGCTGTTGTCTCCTTTAGCTTGAATGCCAGGCAACAGAAATCTGAtcggagtagtagtagtagctgggTGGCAAAAGCAGCTCCGTCCCAAGCTAAAATGCTGCCAAATCTCTCGCTCACAGACGAACAGCGTGAGAAGCTCAGGGAGTGGAACGCTTTGGACTGGGCCCTGTACCAGGCCTTCAATAGAACATTCTGGGAGAAGATTCAGAGGTTTGGGTTGGCACGAATGGACCAGGAAGTGGCGCTGCTACGGACGCGGCGTGAAGATCTTGCAAGATTGTGTTTGAGGGACGGTGGGAAGCCAGTGGAGGCGCAACGGATTCGGGACAAGACGATTCGTCCGTTTCAGAGCGGTGTAGTGAAAATCTTGGGTTATGAGTTGCAACCGCGCTTGGACAATGCTACCCGGACCGCCTGTTTGAGAATGATAAGGCCAGAGATCCAGTATAAAGATGTCCTGGACGCCAAGCAGTTTCCGAGGTCAGCAGCACCAGCGCAACCGGCCCCTCCAGACTCCAAGGCGAGGGCAGGGCTTGGGGAGAGGGCGGGGttaggggaggggggaggggtcaGGGACTGGGACGGCAGCCATTTGAAACAGAATCAGACTGTAAAATTAAGATAA